ACAGTGGCTCTTGCCCCAGTTCCTAGAGTGATTGGTGCATGCCTAGGCTACCCTGCCAATCTCTGTTCCCAAGACTTTGTTCCTGGGTTCTCTGCCCAGAGCCAGAGTGGGGGGCAGTGAGATCGTGTGGGGGCTTGTCAGCCCTGCAGGGCTGTGTGCATATGAAgagctgttgttgctgctgcctaGCACTGAGGCCTGAGAGCACTTAACATCTTGGCAGTCAGTCCTTCTTCGCTTCTATCCCAAACAGGAGTATGACAACAGCTTTCCAAACTGGGAATTTTCCCGGATGATTAAAGAATTTCGGGCTACTTTGGAATGTCATCCACTTACTGTGACTGATCCTGTAAGTAATCCCAAAGGGTTTCTACCTCTCCTTCCTGAGTAggtgtacaatttttttttttaaacatagttgATTTCAacattgtgttggtttcaggtgtacagcacagtgattcagtctctctctctctctctctctctacatatataagtaaacacacacacacacacacacacacacacacacacacgattccttttcagattcttttcccgagTAGGCGTACAAGTGAGAGACAGAAACATCTTTTAAGGCAATGAGAGCGTGCAGGAATCTTCACTCACCCTcaaggggttttttttaataccctTTAGTGGGCTGGAGCTAGTGAGGCCTAGATGGGAGAGTCTGATCTTTATCAACTCCCACACCCCCATCCTCCCTGCTTCAGTAGGTTGGCTAGATTCTTACTACTAATCATGAAAGTGTGCTGAACCCTCCTATAGGCAGCAGAGTGAGGAAACTGGGAAGAAAATTCAGAGCTACCTTCTTGCGCTCCAGAGTAACTATGGGCATAGTGGGTTCCAGTGTTAGATCTTGGCCCTTGCCTGAGCCAGACTTGGGATTAGAACTGGACGGGTTCTGGACAAGCTTTCTTTCAATATTGCTCTGACCTTTTGCTCATGGTTGTCTTTTCTCATCCTCTTGAAGATTGAAGAGCACAGGATATGTGTTTGTGTTAGGAAACGACCGCTGAATAAACAAGGTAAGCCCTATTCAGTTAGAATGAGGCTTTGGACTGACTGTGGGTTCCCCCATGTCCAGGGAGCATCCCCTGAAATACTGTCCTTCTGCAGAATTGGCCAAGAAAGAAATTGATGTGATTTCCGTTCCTAGCAAGTGTGTCCTCTTGGTACATGAGCCCAAGTTAAAAGTGGATTTAACAAAGTATCTGGAGAACCAAGCATTCTGCTTTGACTTCGCATTTGACGAAACAGCTTCAAATGAAGTCGTCTACAGGTTAGtcccttgcctctttgtttctcctccttccccctgacACTTTACTCTTTCCAATGAGGGAAATTGTGGTAACACTCACACTCACAGACATGCTGACCCTGAAGCCCTTCCTGGCTTCctcttgtgttttctttggaTGGGCCATGACACAGAGCTGGCTCTGGCTCCCAGCACCTGGAAGGCCCTGTTGGGGCTGTCCCATCCCGTTTTTCAGCTTTAGTGGCCCGCGCTTGAGTGGACAGAAGTGAGGTATTACCCATTGCACTCTTTGAGGCTGGGCTGGGCAAGCCCTAGGGGTTCTTCCTGTGTCCTGCACAGCCACCCATTGCCCACTGGGCTTAGCAGACTCAGCAAACTCTGGAACTGCTCTGTCCAAAACAGCACCCACTAGCCTCATGCGACtgtttaaataaagttaaaaattcagttcttcagggacttccctggcactccagtggttaagaatctgtgcttccactgcagggggcttgggttcgatccctggttggggaactaagatcccgcatgccatgtggtgtggccaaaaaaaaagaaaaaattcagttcttcagttacactagccacatttcaagtgctcaatagccatgtGTGGCAGTGGCtactattggacagcactgctctagacCAGAGGTTGATAAACTATAGTTCATGGACCAAATTTGGCTTGCAATCCCTTCTTATATGGCTCTCAAGAAtggattttgtgtttttaaagaatcattaaatatatatgtatatgtatatgtatgtatgtatgtatgtatgtatgtgtgtatgtatgtatatggaaGAGACCTATTTTaggctcacaaagcctaaaataatttAGCTTCCTACTTTAGATGGTTTCTTTGATCTTTGTAGTGTATCTTATTCTAGAAGTCGGCTGCTAAGCTCAAGCTTTCACCTTGTGTCTCCAGGGTAGAGGAGGTGCTGGTGGCTCAGTTAGAGTGAGGACCATCAGCCTGCTCCTGGCAGGTCGGTCCAGCTCTCCCCAGGTGGCTAGGAGAATTTCAAATTTATAAGTGGGACTGGGGTCAGGTGGGACCACTTTGTGTGAGAGGTGTGCTCATGCTTGGAAGGAGGCCCCCAGGAGTCCTGCTTTGTGCTCCATATTCCAGGGAGCACATTTGAGGAGAGATGTACACTCTTCCCCATCCTTTCTCCCAGGTTCACAGCAAGGCCACTCGTACAGACAATCTTTGAAGGGGGAAAAGCAACCTGTTTTGCATATGGCCAGACGGGAAGTGGTAAGACTCATGTGAGTATTCAGACCTGGCAGAGAGCAAGCCTACCCATAGCGCAATTCTGGGTCTCTGAAAAGGAGGACAATGGGTTTGTTGCAGAAAATCCCCTCAGTGCAGATGCCCCATCTCCAAATGCCTTTGCTGTGCCAGATTCAAGGAGGGGCCTTAGTAGGtccagcctcctctcccaggTTTGGTGTGGCCCACTGTGGTGGTGGAGCCAGTAGTTCCCTAGCCTAGGCCAAGGGCCCTTTACCACGGTCTTCTGCCCCTTCCCTTTGCAGACGATGGGTGGAGACCTCTGTGGGAAAGCCCAGAACGCATCGAAAGGGATCTATGCGATGGCCTGTAAGTAATGTGTTCTGCCACAGTGGGGTTGGGCACAGAAGGGCAGGTTGCTTACTTAATCCAGCCTCTCCCCCCACAGCCCGGGACGTCTTCCTCCTGAAGAATCAGCCCCGATACCGGAACCTGGGCCTGGAAGTCTATGTGACATTCTTTGAGATCTATAATGGGAAGGTAGCTGGCAGGGAGCCCTTTGTTTATGCTGTTGGGGCCCCTGAAGTTTCAGAAACCTTGAGGTTGGCTAGAAATTGTAGAAGCCAAACAACCTGTGGGTTGTCAAGCCTTTGGGCCACTTTGCCCAAACATGTGGGAGCTTTCATCCAATGGTGGGATGGTACCCACGCTCAGTAAGTATGGCAGGAATATGCCTCAGGGCCCCCTCTCAGATGGGAGATTTGCCTGTGTGTGCCCTGTCCTCCCTCCACACACCTCCCTCATAACTCTCTTCTTCCCCATTCTCACACTCATGTTCTCTCTATATGTCTATGTATCTTTCTACCTCTCTATGCTTTTGCAGAGTCATCTTCCCCAAGTGGGGtctagataataataatagctagggTTGCTTATTAAGATGTTACTAGGTGCtaagcactattctaagcactttacttgTGTCAGGTCATCACCACAACCCTACTAGGAAGTATTACTGTCACTGTCactattgtacagatgagaaatgaGGCTAGGTGGTTAAGTACTTGTCCAGGTTCACATAGCTAGTAAAGTAGCAGGGTCGCATCAAACTGAGGCAGCCTGGTTCAGCTCCCAAGTGGACTGCCTGCTGCTAGTCTGGCATAACCCAGCTCAGCCTCTCCTGCCTTTCCTGCTGCCAGCCCTTGTCTAAGCTGGGACTGGCCCTGAAGGAGGGAGGAGTCAGTGGGGTGCCCAGCGCCTGATGGCCTTGGCCTTGTTCCCCTGCCTGACACAGCTGTTCGACCTGCTCAACAAGAAGGCCAAGCTGCGCGTGCTAGAGGATGGCAAGCAGCAGGTGCAGGTGGTGGGGCTGCAGGAGCACGTGGTGAGCTGTGCCGATGACGTCATCAAGATGATCGACATAGGCAGTGCCTGCAGGTCAGAGTTCCGGCCAGGGGAAGGGGCCACCTTCTACTGCCAGGTCAGGTGACAGACTAGCGCTGAGTCCTTTGCTGTTTCCACAGAGCGCCGCTTCCCCTGGCTTGGTGCGGGCTCTGAAGGCCTCTGCCTTAAGTGGTCTCAATGGGGCCGATGACCCAGGGCGAGACTTACCAGGGTCGAGTCAAAGTACCTTGAATCTGACCAAGGCAGGCTTTATTCCCCGGCTTTTACCCAAAGGCCTGCTTCCTGGCTTCTCTGGGTTTCTCCTTGCTGTTCCCTCCCTCTGTGGTGGGAGACAGGAGCTCTGGATGTGCTCTAGGCTGGAAGTGATGGGGCCACAGCTCCCTTCCTGTATAGAGGTAGGGAAGTGCACTACCAGGGCCCTAGGCGTGGTACAGTGGATGCTGGGCAGCTTATGGaggcccagggagagggctgCCCACCCCAGGGCCCTTGAGTTGCAACAAGTGGTTCATGACAGCCCCTCCTTCCCTGTGTGCCCTGCAGCAGAGGCAACTCATGCTTCCCCATGTCCTATGGGCCCTGGGGTCTGGCCAAGGCCCTCACACAGAATCCAATACTTTGACTGCAAGGGTAAGCCACTAGGTCCAGagctggagggagggcaggacaGAAGTGGGACAGGATGACACAAGACATCTTAGAGTCTTGACCTGTGTCCCTCTGCTACCGGAGAACTGACTGCTTTGGAATCTGGGGTGCCATGGTGGCTGGTGGCCCTGGGAGCTCATAGTCCTTCTTTGTCCTCCTTTGCCACAGGACCTCTGGGCAGACATTTGCCAACTCCAGCTCTTCCCGCTCCCACGCCTGCTTCCAGATTCTTCTTCGAGCCAAAGGGAGGGTGCATGGCAAGTTCTCTTTGGTGGATCTGGCAGGGAACGAGCGAGGCGCAGACACTTCCAGTGCTGACCGGCAGACCCGCATGGAGGGCGCAGAAATCAACAAGAGTCTCCTGGCTCTGAAGGTAGTGGGGCccagctggaggggagggggttggcctggagggctgctgggggagggagggagagagtgggcatctcaagaggagggaggggacctCAGCTTCCCCTGCTGTGCCCCAGGAGTGCATCAGGGCCCTGGGACAGAACAAAGCTCACACCCCATTCCGCGAGAGCAAGCTGACACAGGTGCTAAGGGACTCCTTTATCGGGGAGAACTCAAGGACCTGCATGGTGAGTAGGGTCCCTTTGGAGGTGGTGCAGTCCTGTCCCTGGGCAAGAGGCTTGGTGCTCTTGGCCACCTGGGTTTCTAGGCTCTAACTTGACTGGGCTTCACCCCCTGCCTTTGGACACCAGGCTCCTCTTTGCCTACCCAAGAGGGGAGGAAAGGGTCTTCTCCCTTTATTGTATGTCCGTGCAGCTCTTGTTTTGGGGAAGGTCATTCCTCCCTTACCTGATGAAAAGGGGGCTGCAGAATTCAGAAGGAGGACCTTTGGGGAAGCAGGAGAGGCAGTCCTCGTCTCTTCTGTGGCTTCCCTCAGGGGTCATTGGCTCCCAGCCTAGGAAATAGAGGGCCACAACTGTGAgtgacttttttgtgtgtgtgtggccgcgttgggtctttgttgctgtgcacagactttctctagttgcagcgagcgggggctactcttcgttgtggtgcgcgggcttctcattgcactggcttctcttgttgcggagcacgggctctcggtgtgcgggcttcagtagttgtggctcgcgggctctagagagcaggctcagtagttgtggtacatgggcttagttgctccgtggcatgtgggatcttcccggaccagggctcgaacctgtgtcccctgcattggcaggcggattcttaaccagtgtgccaccagggaagtccccagggacCAATTTTTAAGGCACCTTAGTTTGCAGGGCTCATGGGGCAagttgcctggcacagagtgggtgctTAATGGGTTCTGCCCCCAATTCCACGTGGGTATTAGCAGCCTAAAGAGACTCCTACTGGCAGCCTCTCCAAGAGCACCCTTACCCTGTGATCCTTGACCTTTAACTGCCCGTTCCCTCTTTTGCAGATCGCCATGATCTCACCAGGCATAAGCTCCTGTGAATATACTTTAAATACACTAAGATATGCAGACAGGTACTAGTACCTACAccaggtgggatggggaggggggtgcagggttggggagggaatGACAGCAATGAGAGCAGGGAGGAAGCTCTGGCGACTCAGTGCCTATTGTCTCCTCTTCTGTGACACGCTGAATCTGAGGCCTGGGAGTTCATATATGATGCTACAAGGTTTTTTCCGATCCCCTCAGGCTTTGGTGGGGAGCAGTGTGAATGAGGGACTTCTCCTAGGCCAAAGCAAAGCTGCTAGTCCATCTCCTTGAAGTCTCGCAATCTGAGTGGTGCTGCACACTCATGAGTGCCAAGGAGGCTGCTGTGGGATCTGAGACCTTCTTGTTTTCTCAGGGTCAAGGAGCTGAGCCCCCATAGTGGGCCCAGTGGGGAGCAGCCAACTCAGATGGAAACAGAAGAGATGGAAGCCAGCTCTAACGGGGCCCTGAGCGCAGGCAATGTAAGGGGCAGGGTGGGCCAGGCAAGACAGAAACGTGGCCTCCTGAGATGGGGACTGGGCCACACCGTTGTGTCTCTCCTTTTGCCCCCTTAGTTCTCCAAGGAAGAGGAGGAACTGTCTTCCCAGATGTCCAGTTTCAATGAAGCCATGACTCAGATCagggagctggaggagagggCCATGGAAGAGCTCAAAGAGATTATACAGGTGGAgggctggccctgggctgggagagaCTGGATATCCATCCTAGCACAGGCTCAGCGCCATTCCTTGACCGTGACCTGGGCTTTGCCCCTCACCGGGTCTTCTGGCTGGGGTGGCAAGCAGCAGCCATCTACACCAGCATTTCTTAATTCTCCACTTATTTTTTCAGCTGCTCTTCTAGAGCAGCTAATTACCacacctccttccccagcctggcACACATAGGCTTTCCTCCATCGTTCTGGCTGGAGCTAGTCTCTACCCCTTGCTCCTGACTGAGGGTTTGaagggtaaccttgtcttgtttgtTCAGTGAATGTTTGGTGAGTACTTCCTCTATGCCAGCTCCTGTGCTGAGACCAAGGGCCAAAAACCTGAAGTATGGATAACAGGCCCGAAAGTAAGACTTGATCAATCGTGACTCTTCTATTTATAAGCTGATTTCCTTGTGAAAGTCATTGAGCTTCACTGGGCCCCCAGATTCTTCATCCCCAAAATGGGCAAGACAAGATGGTTACatgtgaggattaagtgatatGTTTTTAAAGCACTCAGCCATCCCCAGCATGTAGTCAGCGTTTAGTAAGTGGTAGATGCTACCACTGCTGTGATCCCTGCTGTGGAAGAGCAAGTGGGGGAGAGTCCCTAAGAATGGGGCTCTCAGAGtgcagagcagaggggagagcTCGGGGCACTTAGAACTGAGGAGGGAACATGTAGAATAAGTGCCTACACGTGTCCTCCCTCCCTGGCATGCTCAGGGTACAAATGTTTGAAAGGACGTGGTACTTTCAGGAAGAGTGAGAGGTTCACTCTGGCCAGAGCAAAAGGTGTGAGCAGATGAGGGAAGGAGATCAATGCTGCGGACAGGCCAGCCGGGACCTGATGCTAAAGGGCCTTAATGGTTCACACCAAAGGCCAGGACTTCATTATGAGGGCAGTGGATGCCTTTGAAGGGAGTAAAGCAGAGTGGTGACATGGTCACATCAGAGCTTTAGGTACCTTACTATGGCCACAATATAGAGGCTGGTTTTGGGATGTGGGGCGAGCATGAGCAGAGGCACTTAGGAGTTAAGAGCAGTTAGAAGATTGTTAGAGTTCAAGAGAGTTGCTGGTGTTTAGACCAACTATGACCATGGCCATGGGATTGGAATTAGGGCATGAGATTTAAGAACCATTTCGGGGGTGGAATTAGTAGGATTGGGGGACAAGCAGGGTGAAAAGTCCTTGCTGAG
This genomic interval from Physeter macrocephalus isolate SW-GA chromosome 4, ASM283717v5, whole genome shotgun sequence contains the following:
- the KIF2C gene encoding kinesin-like protein KIF2C isoform X1, which produces MDSSLLQARLFPGLAIKIQRSNGLIHSANVRTVNLEKSCVSVEWTEGGATKGKEIDFDDVAAINPELLQLLPLHPKDNLPLQENVTVQKQKRRSVSSKIPAPKEGLRGRSTRMSTVPEVRITTQENDMEVELPASANSRKQFSVPTGPPRPSCPAVAEIPLTMVSEEVEEQVHSVQGSSSANPVNSVRRKSCIVKEMEKMKNKREEKRAQNSEMRIKRAQEYDNSFPNWEFSRMIKEFRATLECHPLTVTDPIEEHRICVCVRKRPLNKQELAKKEIDVISVPSKCVLLVHEPKLKVDLTKYLENQAFCFDFAFDETASNEVVYRFTARPLVQTIFEGGKATCFAYGQTGSGKTHTMGGDLCGKAQNASKGIYAMASRDVFLLKNQPRYRNLGLEVYVTFFEIYNGKLFDLLNKKAKLRVLEDGKQQVQVVGLQEHVVSCADDVIKMIDIGSACRTSGQTFANSSSSRSHACFQILLRAKGRVHGKFSLVDLAGNERGADTSSADRQTRMEGAEINKSLLALKECIRALGQNKAHTPFRESKLTQVLRDSFIGENSRTCMIAMISPGISSCEYTLNTLRYADRVKELSPHSGPSGEQPTQMETEEMEASSNGALSAGNFSKEEEELSSQMSSFNEAMTQIRELEERAMEELKEIIQEGPGWLELSEMAEQPDYDLETFVNKAECALAQQAKHFSALQDVLKALRLAMQLEEQASKQISSKKRPH
- the KIF2C gene encoding kinesin-like protein KIF2C isoform X2 is translated as MDSSLLQARLFPGLAIKIQRSNGLIHSANVRTVNLEKSCVSVEWTEGGATKGKEIDFDDVAAINPELLQLLPLHPKDNLPLQENVTVQKQKRRSVSSKIPAPKEGLRGRSTRMSTVPEVRITTQENDMEVELPASANSRKQFSVPIRRKSCIVKEMEKMKNKREEKRAQNSEMRIKRAQEYDNSFPNWEFSRMIKEFRATLECHPLTVTDPIEEHRICVCVRKRPLNKQELAKKEIDVISVPSKCVLLVHEPKLKVDLTKYLENQAFCFDFAFDETASNEVVYRFTARPLVQTIFEGGKATCFAYGQTGSGKTHTMGGDLCGKAQNASKGIYAMASRDVFLLKNQPRYRNLGLEVYVTFFEIYNGKLFDLLNKKAKLRVLEDGKQQVQVVGLQEHVVSCADDVIKMIDIGSACRTSGQTFANSSSSRSHACFQILLRAKGRVHGKFSLVDLAGNERGADTSSADRQTRMEGAEINKSLLALKECIRALGQNKAHTPFRESKLTQVLRDSFIGENSRTCMIAMISPGISSCEYTLNTLRYADRVKELSPHSGPSGEQPTQMETEEMEASSNGALSAGNFSKEEEELSSQMSSFNEAMTQIRELEERAMEELKEIIQEGPGWLELSEMAEQPDYDLETFVNKAECALAQQAKHFSALQDVLKALRLAMQLEEQASKQISSKKRPH